Proteins co-encoded in one Plectropomus leopardus isolate mb chromosome 14, YSFRI_Pleo_2.0, whole genome shotgun sequence genomic window:
- the ghsra gene encoding growth hormone secretagogue receptor a: MPSWPNLSQCLSHNCSWEETHNATRTPDLGVPPLNYYSIPLLTAITVACTLLFLVGVTGNVMTILVVSKYRDMRTTTNLYLCSMAVSDLFIFLCMPLDLYRMWRYRPWRFGAALCKLFQFVSESCTYSTILSITALSVERYLAICFPLRAKALVTKKRVRALILLLWTVSLLSAGPVFVMVGVERDTMGPNFSLGMNGSGFPLEDTRECKMTHYAVESGLMGAMVWLSSVFFFMPVFCLTVLYSLIGRRLWQRHRETNISSRVAHRDKSNRQTIKMLVVVVLAFVLCWLPFHVGRYLQFRFLDAPSPLLSMLSEYCSLVSVVLFYLSAAINPILYNTMSWKYRGAAARLFGLTDSQPPRGRTASTVKGDGSNGWTESTVSF, from the exons ATGCCCTCTTGGCCCAATCTCTCGCAGTGCCTCTCCCATAACTGCAGCTGGGAGGAGACCCACAACGCCACCAGGACCCCTGACCTCGGCGTGCCTCCTCTCAACTATTACTCCATCCCTCTCCTCACAGCCATCACCGTCGCCTGCACGCTCCTATTTCTGGTCGGAGTGACCGGGAACGTAATGACCATTTTGGTGGTCAGTAAGTACCGCGACATGCGCACTACCACCAACCTGTACCTGTGCAGCATGGCCGTTTCCGACCTGTTCATCTTCCTCTGCATGCCTCTGGATCTCTATCGGATGTGGCGGTACAGGCCCTGGAGATTTGGGGCCGCGCTATGTAAGCTCTTTCAGTTCGTGTCAGAGTCATGCACATATTCCACCATCCTCAGCATCACTGCGCTCTCAGTGGAGCGCTACCTGGCCATCTGTTTCCCACTGCGCGCAAAGGCTCTGGTAACCAAAAAGCGAGTGCGCGCCCTCATTCTCCTACTCTGGACGGTTTCTCTGCTGAGCGCCGGGCCTGTGTTTGTCATGGTGGGAGTGGAGCGTGACACCATGGGGCCAAATTTCAGTTTGGGAATGAATGGGTCTGGCTTTCCCCTGGAGGACACCCGGGAGTGTAAGATGACGCATTACGCAGTGGAGTCAGGCCTGATGGGGGCCATGGTGTGGCTGAGCtctgttttcttcttcatgCCGGTGTTCTGTCTCACAGTGCTGTACAGCCTCATAGGCCGCCGGCTgtggcagagacacagagagacaaacatcAGCTCGCGCGTGGCGCACAGGGATAAAAGCAACAGGCAGACCATCAAGATGCTGG tgGTGGTGGTTCTAGCCTTCGTCCTGTGCTGGTTGCCGTTCCACGTGGGTCGCTACCTGCAGTTCCGCTTTCTGGACGCGCCGTCCCCGCTGCTGTCCATGTTGTCCGAGTACTGTAGTTTGGTGTCAGTGGTTCTCTTCTACCTGAGCGCCGCCATAAACCCCATCCTCTACAACACCATGTCCTGGAAGTACCGGGGAGCAGCGGCGCGCCTCTTTGGCCTGACCGACAGCCAGCCGCCACGAGGCCGCACAGCCAGCACCGTGAAGGGAGACGGCTCCAACGGCTGGACGGAATCCACAGTCAGCTTCTAG